ttttgttcaaatacaaaacttaTTCACATGTTAATACCGAAACAAATCTATCAACtggttatattttaaattttgccaAAAATGGGTAAAATGTATTCAGCATGTCTATTACTAATTCTTTATTACTAGTTcagattaaaatttatttatttatacgaCATTTgtcacatatattttaaatctttcaCGAAAAAGTaaagattttgatttaaattatttacaatatttaACTCAAAATGAAATCAGCTTTACTAAGAAAATTcagtatatgtatataaaaagattatttcttattcaaatacaaaattaataatttgtttattatttttaaaactttataattatattttgaaatattactaaaaaaagcattaatatatattcaacaCCTCTATTACTATATGTAGAAATGCATATATGTTTACTATTAACTTAATTCAACCCTTTAATACAATTTTGGAAGATTTAGAATTAAATTAGTTGCgctatttttatttcaaattaaattatctttactaagaaaaaataagaatatGCGTATAAGGATAAATCTTTTGgtcaaaatacaaaaattaatcattttGACCAATTTTTCGATACCGACAAAAAAATGGGATTACATTCTAAAATTTACCAAGActattaaaatgtattaaatttCTCAATTATTATTcgtagattttaatttatttattaattggtacgaagactaaataaaatagaaatgaaGTAATTTCTTGGTGAAGATAAACCAAAAAAGTGTATATATACTAGTCCCTGGTATCAGATTTGAAGAAAACATAGCATTGCTTTCCCTTAATTAAACCCTCCAAACATGCAAGTTTAaacaatagaaaaaaatatttccaaccttcttctcaccaaaaaaaaacatgtcgaCCAATGAGACTTTAACTGATTCGCAACTTCAAATGGTTCCCGCCTATGGCTCTTCTTCAGACATCATGAGCGTCGACGGCGAATCCTCTCGTACGGCTTCGTACAATGATCTTGTCCAAAACCCTTATCTTTTCTTGGACAAGCTCCGTGATTTTCTCGAAAAAATTGGCAAAACTCTGGAGTGAGTTTTGCATTTTTTCCTCCCTctattttttgtgtgtgttttgtgtgtttatactAAAGAATTATTTTATAATCTACATCTAACTGAAGGTTTCCTACTGTGTGCGGAGAGAGTCTGGATCTGCATCAGCTTTTCGTGGAGGTCACAAAACGAGGTGGTCTTCAAATGGTATATATCTCTATATGgtcttaatttaatatttagcaTGCATGCTTCCAATTGAACATCAAGTTTTAAAGCTTTTGTTGTTTCGTgaaatccatatatatatatatacgtaatACAAATCTTGTGTGTCTTTGAAATCCTGGTGTGATTCTAGGTGATCAAGAAGCGTAAGGCAAAAGAAGTGACTGAAGCATTTAACTTGAAGAAACCATTGACCAACGCAGCATATGTTATAAGGAAGAATTATCTGAGGATGCTCTTTGAATTCGAGCATGTGTATTTCTTCCGACAACCATTTTCTTCATTCTGGGAGAGAGGTCTGATAatgataattattataataatctttttttttgtctaactcTGAGATTAACAGCATAAACTATGTTCTCccctttttttggttttttacaGAAGAAGATGTGAAGCGCCTTGTGGAGAACAGTGCACATGACAAAGGTACTCAAGTTTACATGCAAGCAGTGTAATTAATTGTATCAATGAGTCTTGAGATTTTGCATTGTGAAACTTTCAGGTATACAACTTGGCTCCATGATTGATGAATGGACCATCGATGGGAAGTTTGACGACGGCTATCTTGTGACCGTAAAGATGGGGGGATCACAGGAGCTCAAAGGAGTGCTTTACCACTCTGCTCCTCGCGAAACTCCTCGGAGACGCAAGAAGAAAGCAAAACTGTCTCATGTGGATTCTTTGCGCCCTAAGTTCCGCAGAAGCGGTTATAACTTCTTCTTCGCCGAGGAGCACAAGAGGCTTAAGGCTGCGTACGCTGGGCAGGAACGTTCCCTCCTCAAGGAGATCGGGAACAATTGGAGGAACCTCTCTCCATCTGATAGAGAGGTAACGAAGTAAAACTCTCTCTTAAAACATAATGAATGATATTTGTTTTAACGgggttttgttttcttgaatGATTTATGAAAATAGATTTATCAAGGAAAAGGGGTTGAGGATATGGAGAGGTACAAGATGGATATGGCTGCGTACAAATCCTTCGTTGATTCTTATAATGCGGCGGGAAGTGTTGCTGCGACTGATGATGCTGTGGCTGAGGCTGAAGTTGAGgctgaagctgagtatgagGCCGAGGCGGGTCTCTAGTCTGTCTTATCTGCTTgcacctttttttatttttcagcattttataatttaataataagttGTAGAGTTGGCCATAAATTTACATGCGTGTAATCTTTGCCAACTTTTACATAAGTTGTTGTCTTTcctttgttctttgttctttttttttttctgtttttatgtTTCCCTTTGAGAACTTTTAATTTAATCATAAGTTATTTAACTTTCTTAGTATTTTATTtctgcaattttttttataattttctgcTAACATCAATTTTATGTATTAAGGCATGATACTAGCAGAAAAGGGAGATTTTTCTAGTATCATGGTTTTATCCTGGTTGTTTTTCTAAGTTTCTAGGgatattttcgtttttgttgGTTTTTGTAATCGAAGAGATATTGCTCCGGACTTCGTTGTTATGGTTAGTACAGATTGTTAGATGGGTTCTAGAGTAAAAACTTTGGAAGGAATTTTTTCTGAAACAGCTTTAACCAAAGAAAAAGATATATCTTCATCTCGAGAACCTTTATCGTGTAAACAATTAAGGTGACTGCAGTCCGTTATGATGCAGAAAAACATTTCAATTGTTAAAAAGAGTGAAACAAGATCATTCTGATAACAGTGTATTTGTAACATCCAACCAAATTTCAGTATGGACTTCATCATAGATTTATCTTGTAATCGTATTtgtcatatcatattttttaacagattatATTGTTTCTCAAgagcttgttttgttttttggtgtGATGTATCATATCAACATTTATGTTATCGTCTTTGATAGACAATattgaataaatatatatattttttgtaaaaaagaataaataatttttaaacaaaaaaaagcatGATCTTAGCCATAAATATAATACATTCTGAATTAAAATGTGTACAATAAAGAAATgcataacaaaaaaatgaatatgaaTATAATAAAGTTTCTGAAATCAGTGGATtagagattttaatattttc
This genomic interval from Brassica napus cultivar Da-Ae chromosome A6, Da-Ae, whole genome shotgun sequence contains the following:
- the LOC106350989 gene encoding high mobility group B protein 10; the protein is MSTNETLTDSQLQMVPAYGSSSDIMSVDGESSRTASYNDLVQNPYLFLDKLRDFLEKIGKTLEFPTVCGESLDLHQLFVEVTKRGGLQMVIKKRKAKEVTEAFNLKKPLTNAAYVIRKNYLRMLFEFEHVYFFRQPFSSFWEREEDVKRLVENSAHDKGIQLGSMIDEWTIDGKFDDGYLVTVKMGGSQELKGVLYHSAPRETPRRRKKKAKLSHVDSLRPKFRRSGYNFFFAEEHKRLKAAYAGQERSLLKEIGNNWRNLSPSDREIYQGKGVEDMERYKMDMAAYKSFVDSYNAAGSVAATDDAVAEAEVEAEAEYEAEAGL